The genomic DNA AATTTAATCATCTATTATTTTGTTATAAGTAAATAAGGAAAAGGATAAATACTCCATCATTCCTTACAAAATAAAAAGTGGAAAGTTTTCCATGTTAGTTTTTGAATCCGTTCTTTCAAGTAAACGGACCATAAAAGaagattaattaataatacaacagaaatcttttttttcttttcccttttatagTGTCCTATTTAGCTTGTGAATTGCCAAGGCTGTGCTTAGTTCACTAGAACTTTCATCTTTTTCAGAATCTATTCTTAGTTTCTAGAAAATAGTGTTGAGACAAATATAAAATCTGATCTGATGAAACTGActactaaaaatttaaattgtgaATTTATATCGAATTGAAAGGGAGTCTTGACACAATGGTAaagttgtaggatcgaaaagcgctagagggggtggggggggtgtggggtgaatagcgttcgtggctaattcgttcgttttgAGTAAATACGCAGTGGAAAACAAAGATAGACAACGCAAAtaacaagaatttacttggttcggagcctgtcgcgactcctactttaaggcctgcatgtgagagtgctttcgatggacaatcactaatcaatcggaaagattacaaataGAGTTTTATAAGTAATTAGAAATTTAAAGAATACTGACAACTCTGTATAAGAAAATCTTCAGTAGAACCGTCGTCGGAGCTTTCGGGCGTTGTAGAAGCGTTTTCTGAGCCGCTCGAAGAAGCGGAAGTCGTTCGTTGTGTTGTTCTCAAGCTCTTGGTTGAATCTGCTTTTATAGGCCGTTCAGGGCTCGGCCACTCTGCGAGCTCCACATCAGCTTGGCAATAATTTTTGAGTTCCGGGTGCCCGAATCGACTCCTGGTGCCTGGACCagctccgggtgcccagaccccttccaggcgctcggaccaactTTTTCAGCcccttattttctgcaaaataaagttagttcagGCAAAAATAATATATCTAAACTGaaatttgacagcctctgactgCCCGGTTCTGATTTTGAGTTTCGTTGAAGCTCTAGGTCGAGCCgatgcctactgtttcctcttcggagaacgtgtcctcacctactcatctcaggagaagttacctgttgccagaccgatcctccagaccgactggacttttgcttagcgctcGAGGCTTCCGGTCTTCATATTGGACGCCCGCTCCACGATCCGTCCAGATTTCCACCCGGtctgcgaccaccaggatttcaacctaaaatccccgactctaggattttgtccGAAgcgctcgacctgccaagactttccacctagggttaccaccccctaggacctagggttaccgcctcctagggttaccacctcctagggttttccacctgcctagaatctactaggacttttgcctaagaacacttaggacttttcctacaagctcaatcaaccttgttaactcacaagacaacttaactttggaccctttgacataatcaaaacacaagttcgatcgtctggtgctttccgcaccaacaaaagTTGTTGCCGTGTGACCTAAAAATCATGGGTTTGAGCCTCAGAAATAGCCTCTTACAAAGCAGGATAAGATtgcgtacaatagacccttccTCAGGATCCCGtattggcgggagcttcgtgtattggattgtttttttttttgtgaatttgTATCGAATTATCCCTATTTGTTTCTATTGGATACTTAAATTTCACATTTGATGTCTGCCCGGTTCATGCAAAAATAAAAGGAGGAATTGGATGCAAACATATTCTCTATTTTTTCCTTCATTCAAATAAGAGATTGATTCTTTCAgtttgtttcctttttctttttttgtttctgTTTCAAGTAAACACAACATTAGGTTTGTGCCTAATCTCTTGGTTAATACAGGATCTTGGCACATTAGTCCACATTGTTCATCTTACTACTATGCaaattattcctatttttggaaagtttgagattttttttcttttttatgtacCTTAACAATGTATGCTTAATCTCCCGTTTTTGAATTATTTGTATTTAGGTATATTGTTCATGTTGCAAAAGATTCTGGTGTGTACTGAAGTATTGTTGATATTGAACTATTCATCCAGGAAAGGATTGGCTCCACATTTGAAATCTTTGATGGGTCCTTGGTGGTTTTCTCAATTTGATCCAGTTCCAGAAGTTTCTCTGGCTGCTAGGCTGTCTTTAGAGGTTTGAAATTCATGCCTCATACCCATCATTCTTTTTAATTAGAGAAGAACCTTGAAAAGGGTCACTAACGCTTAGAAACATCCACACGAACTCCTTTTCTTCAAATTTCTTATTGGGACTCCATACAAAAGGTAATTCCAATCTTACCCTCAGAACAAGTCATGTATACAAATGTTTTTGTGAAAACATTGTTCATGCATTGATCTGAACAATTTTGGACCGAAATATGGTTTCGAGAGTAATTCAAAATTATCTTTTCATGGGGCTTTAATTGGGAGTTTTTACTAAACAGAGTGTTATGTGGGTATTTTAGGTTGTTCGGATTTTTTTGGGGCTTTTGCTTTATAATTCTATGCTGACATGCATATAATCATTACATATGCTATGGGAAAGAATGTTCTGCATGTGCCACCATTGACTGCGGACATGGGACGAGGTTGCTGGCGAAGCCACTAATGGTGTACATGTAAGGAGACGTTTTTGTGGGGTTGAAGTGGTTGTTGGGATGTGACAAAGATGACTATTGTGCATTAACTCttgcaagagaagagagagataCAAATTGTCACCTTGGAGTGGGGAAGGAATTATGAGATCGTGCTACATGACAACCGGTGAGCTGTTGGATCAGTGACCGCCAATCGCCTGGCCTAGGCGATTGAATTttgttttactattttttatatataatattataaatagtctttattctatatttacttttaataatatatattaatttaaaaaatcaaaacaagtaatatatatatatatatataatgagataattttattaggttttaattaagtctatttaaattaaCTCAATCATAGCAGGAGTTGATTAGAATTATTAacctaaaatttaattaaaccgtGTACCCTATTTTTATCAGGCGATGAGTCTGATGCGTTGCCAGGACCTCACAACGCACTCGGACACATCACCGGGCTCGGGCGACGGGTCCAGGCCTATTGCCAGGCTCAGACGACGCATCCGGGCTTGCGCAACGCATCCGGACTTGTCGTCGGCCCAAGTGACGCGTCCGGACCCATCGCGGTGGTGAAACGCTGACAGCGGCAGTTCGAGGTGTGGCAATGGTAGGAGGAGGTGAGTTATAGCCTAAAGCACTGCCTTTGCTTGAGGTAGTGCGGTTGATGCCCACCTCCCGCCTAGGCGGTGCCTAGGCGGCCACCTCGGTCGCCATTTAGAACATTGCTGGTGAGCAAGAGGAGGAACCTGTGTTGCATTTAGCTGTGTTTGTGGGGTTGTTTGTGGTGCTGTTGCTGGCCGTGGGAACAAAGGAAAGGAGAAATTATAATGCTCAGGCAAGGGATAGAGAGCTATGTGCTGTGAGGCTTGCAAGCAATTAAAGTGGGAATTGCTGAGTATACTTAGAGGAGTTGCTTTGTTAGTGGGGTTGGATGAGCATTATTGGTGATTTTGAAGGAGGGAGGCATTAGGCTATGTTATTTGGGAtgacaaaaataatatctatgaAAAGGAACAGCTTCTGAGACACAATCCTGTATCTTCCTTTTGATTGCTTTGGAGGAACTTGTCAGAATGTCAGGGAGGGGTGGCTTGTAGTGTCCTTAAAAGAACTTTTTCCCTGAaatgtttttgcccaaaactggGCAGAAGTGAAGGGAGCAATAAAAAAAAAGGGTAAAAGAAGACAGCAGGAATATAGATGCTGCACAACTGACTCCCCACACGTTGATGGCAATGTTGTCTATCTCACAACCGCATACCATTGAGCCTTAACTGCTGACACCTCTGATTCCTAGAACCGCTTCACAAACCCTCTTCTTCCAATCTCAACTGCCATGGGTCATCGATCCCAATATGCCCTTCAAGCGTACCACCGCTTCCCATCCGACTTCATCACCCAAGTTGTTGAACATCTGAATGGCAATGATTGCAGAAAGATAGTGTGGGGTACGGTTGAACAATTCGGTGGGAGCAAGAAGGAGACAAGGATAACTTCATCATTTTATATTCTCCCtccccttctttcttctagagTAAAAAGAGCCTTAAGATTTGGGAGTGTGGATGAACTTTCCCTATCCAATTAACATTTTGTCTTTGACTCATTGATTGATGTAGGTTTGATTTGAGTTGGTTCAGTTCTGGTTCATCCTTTAAACGTCCATACTGGTTTCTGTTTAACTTGAGCTCAACATGAATCCTAGGCAAACTAAACCTAATCCACTCTCTAAAAATACAGCAAGCCACCAGTTAAACTGAAACTAAGTCCAATTAATTGCAAATATGCCCCAACTAAACCTCAATCAAGCAAGTTACCTTATACTGATTGCTCTAAACATGTCTAACAATGATAAAAGAAAAATCAGGCTTACAGAGGCTCACTTTATTTTTTTAGCTATTTTTCGATTGACTATGAGTTTTTTTCCTCCCTTGTATTCAAAGCTATCATTagtgatatttaaattttccaCAGATTTTTAGCTGTGCTCTAGTTAAATTTCCCTCATTCTGTAATAACTTTGCTAATGTTATTGCAGGCAGCCTTTCCAATGCAAGAACGAAGGCTGGATGCTTTGATGTTTTGTGTAAATGAGATTTTTCTCTATTtagatgaaaatttgaaattaacacCACAAACGATGTTTGATAAAGCCATACCTGCTGATGAGTTGGAAGATATGCACCAAAGAGTATGTGTTTGGACctcccttttattttaatattaaacttcCATTGAACTTGTTCTACATTGTTTTAGCATATGACAGGTGTTCAACTAATTAATTGATATTTGACTTTTAGATTAGCTTTATTCTCTAGTATGGTTTCTTTTTGTTGGAACAGAATAATTGACAAAGAATTTTTAGTTCTTGGATATATCATATAACACTGTGTTTTTTGCTTTTATCATTTGCAAATATCACACATGACATTTGTAGAATTTTGCTTGCACTTGATGCAAGCTATTCTGATATGGTCTTACACCTCTTTGTTTCACTAAGGTCAGCTATTCATGTTAGAAGTGCATTTGTGAATAAACTATTCGATTCAACTAGGCTACATGTTCTCCTCAGGACACTTCAAGTAACATTTTTTTTGGAAGTTCTGGATCTCTGGAATTTGATTTTagcatttattttggaagttctGGATCTCTGGAATTTGATTTGAGCATTATTATATTTTGCCACTTCTTTAGTTGGAGAGAGGATGTATTTTATTTCGTTAACAAGTGTTCATTTACTCCAATGTTAATATGTTCGTGTTACAATCCCTGTTACTGAGTTGTGCTCTGCTACTTATGAAGTATGTAGCCATCAATTACTATTATCCAGTGCTATAGATATTTAGCACAAATATGAAGAAGGTAATTCACGAAAAAGGAATCTTAGATATTATCATAGTTTACAAGGCTTCTATCTACTGCCTACAGTTTCAATTCTTGTTATTAATCTTTCCTCTAGAACATAATGTTATTGTTTAGCTTTTGCTCGTTGGGTTCTATTTCCATGATCTTTGACTACATTTCAGGGTACTTTCCTTTTCTGCAGGCAATTTCATCTTCATTATTGGCAATAGCAACCCTTATTGACATTTTACTGGTTGTAAAAATGCCAAACTCTGATAATGGAAATTGTTCGCCTGAACAAAAGCTTGTATCCAGAGCAAGGACTGCTGCAGTATCTTCTGTTGAAAATCTGCTTGCTATGCATAAGTGTTTTCTTCAACATATGAAATCCAAGCATCCCAGTGTTCGTACAGCTACATATTCTATCATAGCTAGCATTATAAAAAATATCCCACATGTCTTGAATGAAGAAAATGTGAAGGTGCTTTCAACTGCCATACTTGGTGTTTTACaagagaaggatgcatcttgccATTCGTCCATGTGGGATATGTTATTGCTCTTTTCAAAAAAAATCCCAAATGGTTGGTCATATTGTAACACCCAGAAAGTTGTTCTCAACAGATTTTGGCATTTCTTAAGAAACGGATGTCATGGATCACAACAAGTTTCATATCCAGTACTTGTGCTATTCTTGGATTCAATACCGACTGATGTAAACCTTGGCGAGCAatttgttgattattttttccaaaatCTTTGGGCTGGAAGATATTCTTCATGCCACTCACTTGCTGATAGCAAGGCTTTATTTGGTGCATTTAAAGAATGTTTTCTCTGGGTGTTACATCATGTATCAAGGTATATGCTTTACATAACTGATCGCTCAAATTACTACAATCTTGTTTCTCTTTGATCTTTCACTTTTGTCTACTGACATATTCATccatgatatattttttttattttttttctttgcagaTATTGTAAAACAACAGATGACCAAAGTGAACTTCCTATCAAGTTGATAAATGATATTTTTGTAGAACTATTATTGAATGACTATCTGCTGTCAGCTAGCGTGAAAAAGCGAGATGAAAGTTCACAAGCAAGGTCTGATATCTCAACTGATGGTGGCAGTTCGCTGTCTCATGAAAGGCCACAACAGAGAGTTAATAGTAGCCATCAAGCGTTTTTTACTGAAGAGTTATTGAGGTGTATTATTGGAATTCTATTAGAGATCTCCCAAGAGGATCAAAATTTGACATGTGTTTTCTGTACATCCTTTCAGAAGGACTGTCTTGAAATTATTCGAGAAGGGGATTCCTTGCAAAATTTTCCTGAGTGTATAGAAAGAATTGTCAGATTTTTTCTAGCAATTGATAAGTGTATTTTGCTGAAAGGTCATGATTGGCCTTTGCACTTTTTAGGCCGACCGCTATTTTTTACCACCTTCCCTGTGATTAAGTCTATGGTGAGTTCAGGACAAAGTATATAAATACTAtctattttttatttccttttcttggcTGACTTTTTGTTCATCGAAATGTATTTTCCGTTTTCTATGAAGATATTATTTGAAGTCCTGTTTACTGTTGTGTCCCATTACCTAGAGCAGGATAGTATTTTCTCTAAGGACAATATACAACTGTTGTACCAGAACAGTAAGGTTTGTATGACGCTCTAGTTTGCATTGCATGATGATCTTTTATTTTTAACTTGTTCTTCTGGCTATTGTCAAGACAATACACTGGTATTGATACTAAAACAAGTTACGTGCATTCCAATGAAAAATTTCATCAAGTTGAAGCTCTGCAGAGGATACAGTTAACTTTACCAGAAGGGCTTTGTTGGCCTTCAGGATTGGAATTTTGAATCAGTGGAAAATTACTGCTTGCTACATGATAAAATGTCCCCTGAAGTTTCTACCAAATCTGGAACATAGATTAAGTGCAGTGAATACTAGCCCACGGTTATTTGAATCTGTACGTATTTAAGAATTAAGATAACTAAGCTTGATGAAAGTTTTCATCTTTTGAGTTCTGCACTTGTGTTGTTATAACTTAAATTTTatgatattttcttttatttttgaatGATCACAGCCTATCAAGTCTTTGGCAAAACCTCCGTAGGTATTTCCTTTTGCATACGTTGATGATGTTTATTGGCATCTGTTGTTTTGCAGGATTCTCTGGATGCAGTCAAGCTTCTGTCCATCTTGGTTGAAATATTTGGACCCGATCAAATATTCTCAGAGTTTGATAGCCCAAATGCAATGGATATTGAAACCAAGACGAAGCATTTTTTTCATACATTCAATAATGACTTTATTCCATGGTGTTTAGAAGGAGTTGGTAGTTTCGGAAATCTAAAACTAGATTTTCTGCTCGATTTGTTTCAAGATGACTATTTTTTTCAGCAATGGTGTGCAGTTATCACCTATTGTGTAGATGATACAAAATTCACTGAAACCTCAGACAACATTAGTAATATTCAGGTGCTTGCTATTCTCATTGGGAAGGTCAGGGAAAGAATTAGGAGCAAGAAGCTGGGAAGGCTGCGAAAGTTTGGCTTGTCACCAGAACATTGGCACCACGACTTGCTAAATTCATCTGCAATAAGTTTTGCTCACCAGACTTCCATGATAAACTGTCATGCTCAATTTCTATGGTAATTTTGCGTTTTTATATCCTCAAAAAGATCAAtggaaaaaacacaaaaaaagTTTATATTATTATGGTAGTGTTACAATACATCCATGTGGGTGAGCAAATGGCTAAGCTGTATTTAAGGTTAATGTTTGTTTGATGCCCAATAGAGTAATACAaacaaatttaatctattttaaaTGAGAGAGTAAAGGGTGGGCAAGAGTATGCCATAGCTTGACAGACATAATCATACTAATAACACATttctaaaacttcttttcctttttattctttCATTCTACTTATATCTAATCATAATTTTTTTGCTACTCGTGTTGCAAGTAGCATAAATctaatcataattttttttcccaaaatgAAGCACAGTTGTTGATATGATCATCCAAATTTTCCTTTAATCATGTGCTGGAATCCTCTTTTTTTTACATCGGTAACAACTGCATCTTGTTGACATGTAATTTCTAAGACACATTCTCTATGTTTTTTAAAgtctttccttcttctttgtgTATGATGACCATGCTAATGCTgatcctatttttattttttctgtataatttttgctactttgaagtaaatttttttaagttggaTGACAGCTCAATGCTTAATGAATCTGAACCTGATTTGGGTACTTTTATTGCTAATGGGAATCAAGAGAAATGCACTTTATTTGAGTAGTCATCTCTAAGCAAACTGAACCTTGTTTATCATTTAACTGTACTTTCAAGCTTCTAAAAAACATAAGAGGCAAAATCTCAGTTCCTTAGCTAGTAGGGCTACATCCAAGAGTAACAGCTTTTAGAAGTTATCAATAAGTAACAATCTGTGGGCATATAGGTGGTCCAAATTACTGAATATAATATAATGTTAACCaacaaaaatgttttttttttaattatgttttttttaaaatttatttattttacatttCATTTGGATAATTTTTCATGTAGTGCCGTACTTGGAGGGTCAGCCGAAGATGATCAGCTTTGCTTTTTGTCTAAAGAAACTTTAATTATTGTCTGGgagggaattttgagaaaaatgacATCACTTCTTACTTCGTCATCATTTCATTGGGTTCATTTTGCATGCTCTTTGATTCTAGGTTCTGACCACAATGATTTTCTTAAGCTGCAAGAAGCATCTTTCTCAATGAAGGTTGCAATGGCTCAATTTTCTTTTGAAGTTCTCAAGGGTAGCATATTTTGCTTGAAGATAATTGATGATAGTTGCACCTTAGTTTCTTCACTCTTAGCAACCCTATTTGTTCTTGATTGGGAAAATTGCATGATGGCTCTGACTTGTACTAATGATAAATTTGATTGTTCAAAATATGCTGGTGATATTGATAATTCTCTGTTGGAAACTGAAGTTCTTGGCAATGAGGAGCAGGTTGATGCCAAGTTGGCTTTGGGAAGAAAATTTTGTGCCTATCGCCGTAAGATAACTCCTAATTTCTTGAAAAACACAAGTCGCGAGACACAATCAAGATTTCAAAACATTTTAGTGAAAATAGTAAGGTTTGCATTACTAGACTCAGATGATTTAGTTTCTCCAAAAGAATCTATTTCATTCTGTGAATGGGTGTTAGATATGGCAGAAATAATATGCGACACTAGAAAAGAGATGCAGATTTTGTTGGACCAATTATTCCAAGAGGGAAAATCTTGGCCTTTCTGGGTTAAATCACTCATTGACAGTGGGAACAGAGTTGCAACTTTCCAGCGTGAGACAGCTTCATTGAGTGTTAATGTAAGGATTCTGTATGCCACTTATTTTGTATTATTTGCATTGCTCTGCAAAACTACACCTTCCTTTGTGATACATAGCTTTGAATATTGGAACAAACACATTTGACGACGATGATATATACTACTGAATAAGCAGAATTCTTTATAGTTCTTACTGTTAGGGGAGTGTATAATATAGCTTGGAATAATTTTGCTAGAATTTGATGCTGTGATGTTTGAATATATGCCTGTTAATGTTGTACACTAAGATCATGCTTTCGATATGCATAATATGTAATTTTGCAGTGTTTTTATAAGCTTGTGTGGAACTTAGGATAGCATTACCCTTCTATTTGTTTTTCTCAACTTGTATTTGACTTTTTCACAAGAGTTGATCCCTTTGCTTgccatttatttcttttattgttagGCATAATTGTTTGCAAGCAACAATAATTCTTGCATTAAGACACTAAGTGGCCATTATTGAATGGACGTATTTCTTTTATTAATGGACATAGTTGTTTGCAAGCAACCATAATTCTTGCCTTGCATTATGACTCTAAGTGGGCTTTCATGGTTGGTGATGcaaagagatgttgcaaaatttGATGGCACTTGCTTTATTCTGAGAGAAAATACATGCTAAATGATTGACTACTGAATCTGGCTAGTCATTTGTCTGGAAACATACAATTTGATAGGAATTCAAAAAATGTGGTAAGTTTGTCATAATGTTAAGATGTAAgcaagaaacttggttatgatgAGCTGTACATTGTTTAACCATTCTGCTATTTAGCATACCTTAGTTATAAACTAGTTGGTCCTTGGCTTATAAAGTATACTGTTCTAAATGTAAGACAAATTCCCTGGCTCCCTTGGGAACTAGAACCTCTCTAAGAAGTAGTTTCTCACAGAAAAGATTAAAGTTATTGTCTGTTACCAATTTAAATAATTGGTCTGACTGATAACCTTCTGATCAGGTTATACAGTGTCAAGAGGTTGAGCGAATTTCCTCCTGATCAGGTTATTCATTGTCAAGGTCATCCAGTGGGGTATTATCCCATACCAATTTGGATAACTGGTCAGACTGATATGCTTCTGACCAGGTTATCCAATGTCAtgcattttcatttttattttaactttaatacCTTTAAGTAGGATTTTTGAATCCTTTCCCTTCTCTTTCTTAGTTATCTATCATAGAGAAAGACCAGGAAAGCTTGGTACAATGCACATAATGACattctttcttttttgtttttaggAGATAAGTGGATATGGATAAGGTGAAATAATCATTTAAGATGGATAAAATTTTCCATAAATACAAGCTTTTATGTGGATTTGCAGATGTATAAATATGAAAGGTGGGATACTAATGCAAAGATAGATAATGAAAAGCACTAAAAGATTTCATTTATCTTTCCTAATTTTTTTACTttgtataataaaaaatattcttgagagaagagaggaattctAAGAGATGTCTTTCTTAActtattttgtaaaataaataaagTGATGAATTTTCTCTGTTGAGAATCTTGATGGACAAGGAAAGAATATAAAACAAGAAcctactttttcaaaaaattctttcttGTATAACCATGTGGCAATTGTTTTTCACCTGAAAAATGCCTTTCTATGCCAAATAATGGTAATGGTAAATTCTTGTCCTATTATAAAAGATAgttgtgtagatcttgttttaatatttttttttctttgttgaaTCGTTTATTGTACCATGGGTTGCACATGTAAATTGTTATAATAAATAGGGCACACTGATTATCATAGAGTAAGGTTATCCTGTTTTGTTGATGTAATTACTTCAGTGTTTTTGGTTTCTGATTAATAGGGAAGCTCTTTGCTTTTATGTCAACTTTTTGGTGTTACTAAATGCTTTTATCATAATTTACTTTGTTGAAACAATTGTTTTGAATTATGTAATAAACAATTGTTTGAAATTATGCAATAATTGATGTACTTAAATGTATTCCTCTTGACTAACCAATACTGAATTTTACTGCTAGTTATATCATGTTTCTCCGCCATTCTACGTATGCTTATGTAGGGTTATACTCTAGTGTGTTTTTTAAGGCTCAACCTTTTGCTTCTATTTCATTTTCTGCATCCTCTTGACAAACTAGTTATAGTGTCTGTAGTTGACATTGGCATGATGTCTCGATGGGAATAATGCAGGAACACCATAATCACAGTTTTGTTGCTTTTGCTGACAAGCTTGTTTCAAGACTTGGAGTCGATGTGGTAATTGCAGGTCTTACAGAGATTTCTATTGGCTCATCACGCATTGAGGTTGTTTCAGGATTTTCATCTCCTTACAAACGTGAGTGGCTTGCTGCTGAAATAATTTCTTCATGGGAGTGGCAAGTGAGTAATGCAACAGAGGCTTTCTTACCTTTGCTTAGCAAATATGCAAGAACTGAAACCTCTACTCTTGAAGCTAATATTTTGTTCTCTATTATTAACACATTAATTGATGGAGCTATTACACATGAAACTCATGATCACTGGGCATCTTTTGATTCATGGAGGGTTCTGCATGATGAATTTGATAAAATCAATGATCCATTTCTCCGTGGCCTAGTTTCCTTGCTCTCTACTTTGTTTGTCAAGGAAAAAGTCTGGGGAAAGTGTGAGGCCATTCAATTATTTAAACAGCTTATGGATAAACTTTATGTTGGCACTTCTGTAGTGCAGTATTGCCTTAGAATTCTTCCTTTCATTTTAAGTATTATTATACCATCAGCACTAGAAAACTCAGAATCTGATGGCACAACTGAAGAAATTTTGAAAGATTCTCTACACGAAAACCCAACAAGGAAATATGTCATGAGTTGGCTTGAAAACTCCCTTTCCTTTCCTTCAATAATCTCAGCCAAAACAGAACAAGGTAATTGCATTTTCTTGTAGTAGTTTACCTTTATATATAAGATGATTGTGCTATATTTACATCATGTTTTCCATGTGACAGACGTTGAAGAATGGATCCAGGCCGTTATATCATGTTATCCATTGAGGACAACAATGGAAACTGGGAAATTTGAAGTAAGTTTATTGAGGAATGTGAGCAATGAGGAGGCAACTTTGCTTCTGAGTTTATTCAGAAAGCAAGTATGCTTTAATGATGCTTCTGCAGCCACTAATCAGAAGCAGATTATTTTAGGGAAACTAATAGCTGTTTCCGTTGGGTATTGCTGGCAAAAATTTGATAAAGATGACTGGAGTTTTGTGTTAGATAATTCACATAGGTGGTTGGAGTCATCTGTTTTGTTGCTGGAAGAGATAACTGATAGCATTGATGATGCAATAGTTAACCACACAATTATAAATGGCTTAGAATGTACTCAAAAGAAGCTCGAAATCTCTCTTCAGAATTATGATCCATGGATATTTCATTTATCAACTGCCGCATTAGTTACATTATGTCTTCTCTCACAACCGGAAGAACATGAAAAAACAGATAGTACAGAGGCTTTGCATCACATAAAACTTGGAAAGTGGGCTGCAATGAAAGATCAAACCATGGCAAGTATCTTACGCTTGTTTTTTGCAACTGGAGCTAGTGAGGCTATTGCAAACTCATGTAATGGAAATTTATCGAATG from Zingiber officinale cultivar Zhangliang chromosome 4A, Zo_v1.1, whole genome shotgun sequence includes the following:
- the LOC121969355 gene encoding E3 ubiquitin-protein ligase listerin-like isoform X5 — its product is MPNSDNGNCSPEQKLVSRARTAAVSSVENLLAMHKCFLQHMKSKHPSVRTATYSIIASIIKNIPHVLNEENVKVLSTAILGVLQEKDASCHSSMWDMLLLFSKKIPNGWSYCNTQKVVLNRFWHFLRNGCHGSQQVSYPVLVLFLDSIPTDVNLGEQFVDYFFQNLWAGRYSSCHSLADSKALFGAFKECFLWVLHHVSRYCKTTDDQSELPIKLINDIFVELLLNDYLLSASVKKRDESSQARSDISTDGGSSLSHERPQQRVNSSHQAFFTEELLRCIIGILLEISQEDQNLTCVFCTSFQKDCLEIIREGDSLQNFPECIERIVRFFLAIDKCILLKGHDWPLHFLGRPLFFTTFPVIKSMDSLDAVKLLSILVEIFGPDQIFSEFDSPNAMDIETKTKHFFHTFNNDFIPWCLEGVGSFGNLKLDFLLDLFQDDYFFQQWCAVITYCVDDTKFTETSDNISNIQVLAILIGKVRERIRSKKLGRLRKFGLSPEHWHHDLLNSSAISFAHQTSMINCHAQFLCAVLGGSAEDDQLCFLSKETLIIVWEGILRKMTSLLTSSSFHWVHFACSLILGSDHNDFLKLQEASFSMKVAMAQFSFEVLKGSIFCLKIIDDSCTLVSSLLATLFVLDWENCMMALTCTNDKFDCSKYAGDIDNSLLETEVLGNEEQVDAKLALGRKFCAYRRKITPNFLKNTSRETQSRFQNILVKIVRFALLDSDDLVSPKESISFCEWVLDMAEIICDTRKEMQILLDQLFQEGKSWPFWVKSLIDSGNRVATFQRETASLSVNEHHNHSFVAFADKLVSRLGVDVVIAGLTEISIGSSRIEVVSGFSSPYKREWLAAEIISSWEWQVSNATEAFLPLLSKYARTETSTLEANILFSIINTLIDGAITHETHDHWASFDSWRVLHDEFDKINDPFLRGLVSLLSTLFVKEKVWGKCEAIQLFKQLMDKLYVGTSVVQYCLRILPFILSIIIPSALENSESDGTTEEILKDSLHENPTRKYVMSWLENSLSFPSIISAKTEQDVEEWIQAVISCYPLRTTMETGKFEVSLLRNVSNEEATLLLSLFRKQVCFNDASAATNQKQIILGKLIAVSVGYCWQKFDKDDWSFVLDNSHRWLESSVLLLEEITDSIDDAIVNHTIINGLECTQKKLEISLQNYDPWIFHLSTAALVTLCLLSQPEEHEKTDSTEALHHIKLGKWAAMKDQTMASILRLFFATGASEAIANSCNGNLSNVVASSRLMQSHFWGMIASFVWNSPKLVRSAAVESMKLWGLSKDSISSLYAILFSSRPISSLQFAAYCLLSSEPLCHLSVASEGSLEGEGSSFMESELSLDVESSSEETFCLRDEISFLIQRQSADLPEMDLISQERVNVFIAWALLLSCLNSFSPSSKAREKMVQYIQDSVSSTILDCIFQHIPLKSGANNVKKKEIELAVEASNAANAARHSITTCSLELYVQSLWPVRIDTMASLAGSIYGMMIHLLPSYVRNWFSSLRDRSLSSAVESFTKAWCSPPLLLDELSQVKETVFADDNFSVSVNRSASEIIATYKKEETGMDLVIHLPSSYPLRPVDVECARSLGISEVKQRKWLLSLTAFVRNQNGAIAEAIRIWKSNFDKEFLGVEECPICYSINHTTNHSLPRLACKTCKHKFHSACLYKWFSTSHKSTCPLCQSPF